In a genomic window of Streptomyces katrae:
- the murQ gene encoding N-acetylmuramic acid 6-phosphate etherase, with amino-acid sequence MTAHAETAHADLRAQLDTLTTEAFRPELAEIDRLPTLEIARLMNAEDATVPAAVAAQLEPIAAAVDAIAERMARGGRLVYAGAGTAGRLGVLDASECPPTFNTDPAQVVGLIAGGPGAMTKAVEGAEDSRELAADDLTALALTADDTVVGVSASGRTPYAIGAVEFARTRGALTVGLSCNAGSALAAAADHGIEVVVGPELLTGSTRLKAGTAQKLVLNLLSTVTMIRLGKTYGNLMVDVRATNEKLRARSRRIVALATGAPDAEIEAALTATGGEVKNAILVLLGGVDAPTAAGLLTAAHGHLREALAAVR; translated from the coding sequence ATGACCGCCCACGCCGAGACCGCCCACGCCGACCTCCGCGCCCAGCTCGACACCCTCACCACCGAGGCCTTCCGCCCCGAGCTGGCCGAGATCGACCGGCTGCCGACCCTGGAGATCGCCCGGCTGATGAACGCCGAGGACGCCACCGTCCCGGCCGCCGTCGCCGCGCAGCTGGAGCCGATCGCCGCCGCCGTCGACGCGATCGCCGAGCGGATGGCCCGCGGCGGCCGGCTCGTCTACGCGGGCGCGGGGACCGCCGGCCGGCTCGGCGTCCTGGACGCCAGCGAGTGCCCGCCCACCTTCAACACCGACCCGGCGCAGGTCGTCGGCCTGATCGCGGGCGGCCCCGGCGCCATGACCAAGGCCGTCGAGGGCGCCGAGGACTCCCGGGAACTGGCCGCCGACGACCTCACCGCCCTCGCCCTGACCGCCGACGACACCGTCGTCGGCGTCTCCGCCTCTGGCCGCACCCCCTACGCGATCGGCGCCGTCGAGTTCGCCCGCACGCGCGGCGCGCTCACCGTCGGGCTGTCCTGCAACGCCGGCTCCGCCCTCGCCGCGGCCGCCGACCACGGCATCGAGGTCGTCGTGGGCCCCGAGCTGCTCACCGGCTCCACCCGGCTGAAGGCGGGCACGGCACAGAAACTCGTCCTGAACCTGCTCTCGACGGTGACGATGATCCGCCTCGGCAAGACGTACGGGAACCTGATGGTCGACGTCCGCGCCACCAACGAGAAGCTGCGCGCCCGCTCGCGCCGCATCGTCGCCCTGGCCACCGGCGCACCCGACGCGGAGATCGAGGCCGCGCTGACCGCCACCGGCGGCGAGGTCAAGAACGCGATCCTCGTCCTCCTCGGCGGGGTGGACGCCCCCACCGCCGCCGGCCTGCTCACCGCCGCGCACGGCCACCTCCGCGAGGCACTCGCCGCCGTCCGCTGA
- a CDS encoding DUF4031 domain-containing protein, with translation MTVYIDPPVWPGHGRLWSHMVSDVSFEELHAFAASIGCPPRAFERDHYDVPSHRYADAVAAGALEIGSKELVRRLTEAGLRRPKGRPVA, from the coding sequence GTGACGGTGTACATCGACCCGCCGGTGTGGCCGGGGCACGGCCGCCTGTGGTCGCACATGGTCAGCGACGTCTCGTTCGAGGAGCTGCACGCCTTCGCGGCGTCGATCGGCTGCCCGCCGCGCGCCTTCGAACGGGACCACTACGACGTGCCGTCGCACCGGTACGCGGACGCGGTGGCGGCGGGGGCGTTGGAGATAGGCAGCAAGGAACTCGTCCGCCGCCTGACGGAGGCGGGCCTGCGGAGGCCCAAGGGGCGGCCGGTGGCGTAG
- a CDS encoding Cmx/CmrA family chloramphenicol efflux MFS transporter gives MPVAVYVLGLSVFALGTSEFMLSGLLPPIAEDMGVSIPQAGLLISAFAIGMVVGAPLLAVATLRLPRRTTLITLISLFGLGQVAGALAPSYGFLFASRIVSAFACAGFWAVGAAVAIAMVGKDQRARAMSVMIGGLSIANVLGVPAGAFLGEQLGWRSAFWSVGAASAIALAGILALIPKIPLPAERPRLRRELSIYADRQVWLAVAVTALAAGGVFCAFSYLSPLLTEVAGLDSAWVPWVLALFGVGALAGTTVGGRIADGRLFAVMLWGITASTAFLAALALLASVQVAAVALSFLLGVSAFFTAPALNARMFNVAGAAPTLAGATTTAAFNLGNTGGPWLGGTVIDAGYGYPATAWAGAAMTVTAIALTLVALRVDRRTGVGATRVVNGSGAAPAPAETEPAGR, from the coding sequence ATGCCCGTGGCCGTATACGTCCTCGGCCTGTCCGTCTTCGCCCTCGGCACCAGCGAGTTCATGCTGTCCGGGCTCCTGCCGCCCATCGCCGAGGACATGGGCGTCTCCATCCCGCAGGCGGGCCTGCTCATATCCGCCTTCGCGATCGGCATGGTCGTCGGGGCGCCGCTGCTGGCCGTCGCCACCCTTCGCCTCCCGCGCCGCACCACCCTCATCACGCTCATCAGCCTCTTCGGCCTCGGCCAGGTCGCGGGCGCACTGGCCCCCTCCTACGGGTTCCTCTTCGCCTCCCGCATCGTCTCGGCCTTCGCCTGCGCCGGGTTCTGGGCCGTCGGCGCGGCCGTCGCCATCGCCATGGTCGGCAAGGACCAGCGCGCCCGCGCCATGTCCGTCATGATCGGCGGCCTCTCCATCGCCAACGTCCTCGGCGTCCCCGCCGGCGCCTTCCTCGGCGAGCAGCTCGGCTGGCGTTCCGCGTTCTGGTCCGTCGGCGCCGCCTCCGCCATCGCCCTCGCCGGCATCCTGGCGCTCATCCCGAAGATCCCGCTGCCCGCCGAGAGGCCCCGCCTGCGCCGCGAGCTGAGCATCTACGCCGACCGCCAGGTCTGGCTCGCCGTCGCCGTCACCGCCCTCGCCGCCGGCGGCGTGTTCTGCGCCTTCAGCTACCTGTCACCGCTGCTCACGGAGGTGGCCGGACTGGACTCGGCATGGGTGCCGTGGGTCCTGGCCCTCTTCGGCGTCGGCGCGCTGGCCGGCACCACCGTCGGCGGACGCATCGCGGACGGCCGCCTCTTCGCGGTGATGCTCTGGGGCATCACCGCCTCCACCGCCTTCCTCGCGGCCCTCGCCCTGCTGGCCTCGGTCCAGGTGGCGGCCGTCGCGCTGTCCTTCCTCCTCGGCGTCTCGGCGTTCTTCACCGCCCCCGCCCTCAACGCCCGCATGTTCAACGTCGCCGGCGCCGCCCCCACCCTGGCCGGCGCGACCACCACCGCCGCGTTCAACCTCGGCAACACCGGCGGCCCCTGGCTCGGCGGCACGGTCATCGACGCGGGCTACGGCTACCCCGCCACCGCCTGGGCGGGCGCGGCGATGACCGTCACGGCGATCGCCCTGACCCTCGTGGCCCTGCGCGTGGACCGCCGTACGGGGGTCGGTGCGACCCGGGTGGTCAACGGTTCGGGCGCCGCCCCGGCCCCGGCCGAAACGGAACCGGCCGGCCGGTAG
- a CDS encoding copper homeostasis protein CutC: MSNRALLEVIALDAEDAVAAQAGGADRLELVTDMAADGLTPSRETFAAIRSSVDIPLRVMLRLTDGFAAGDVAGLARAARELRAEGAEEFVLGFLHPDGSPDLAAVEEVLAEIDGCRWTFHRAIDRAADRDGLRKALADLPGLDTYLTAGSAAGVPEGLPVLLAEAARRGEPGYGARLLVGGGLTLAHVPVLREAGIDGFHIGGAARPSGWDRPVSAAAVAQWRAALG; encoded by the coding sequence ATGAGCAACCGTGCGCTCCTGGAGGTGATCGCCCTCGACGCGGAGGACGCGGTCGCCGCCCAGGCGGGTGGGGCGGACCGACTCGAACTGGTCACCGACATGGCCGCCGACGGGCTCACCCCGTCGCGCGAGACCTTCGCGGCGATCCGCTCCTCGGTCGACATCCCGCTGCGCGTGATGCTCCGTCTGACGGACGGGTTCGCGGCGGGTGACGTCGCCGGGCTGGCCAGGGCGGCGCGGGAGTTGCGGGCGGAGGGGGCGGAGGAGTTCGTCCTCGGGTTCCTGCACCCGGACGGCAGCCCCGACCTGGCGGCCGTCGAGGAGGTCCTGGCGGAGATCGACGGCTGCCGCTGGACCTTCCACCGCGCGATCGACCGCGCGGCGGACCGGGACGGGCTGCGCAAGGCGCTGGCCGACCTGCCGGGGCTGGACACGTACCTGACGGCCGGCTCGGCGGCCGGGGTCCCCGAGGGGCTGCCGGTCCTCCTGGCGGAGGCCGCGCGGCGGGGCGAGCCGGGGTACGGGGCGCGGCTGCTGGTGGGCGGCGGGCTGACGCTGGCGCACGTGCCGGTGCTGAGGGAGGCGGGCATCGACGGCTTCCACATCGGCGGCGCGGCCCGTCCCTCCGGGTGGGACCGGCCGGTCTCCGCGGCGGCCGTCGCGCAGTGGCGGGCCGCCCTGGGGTAG